The following are encoded together in the Leptospira brenneri genome:
- a CDS encoding GyrI-like domain-containing protein, with translation MSEVTEPLVKTASFSVMGLRIRTSNAPGDADIHIPKIYSRFYKEDIPKQMELLRKFDPLFAVYFNYASDETGAYDFLLGYAVDPKTKLLPGMELVHIETQNGRYFHIQPGAPEEVVPKFWAEIWNHPEIPKIRTYQMDWEEYSEAGIRVFLSTK, from the coding sequence ATGTCTGAAGTGACGGAACCATTGGTAAAAACAGCTAGTTTCTCGGTGATGGGACTTCGTATCCGAACCTCCAATGCTCCTGGGGATGCTGACATTCACATTCCCAAAATCTACTCTCGGTTTTACAAAGAAGACATTCCCAAACAAATGGAGTTACTTCGAAAATTCGATCCACTATTTGCTGTGTATTTTAATTATGCCTCTGATGAAACGGGAGCTTATGATTTTTTGTTAGGTTATGCGGTGGATCCGAAAACGAAATTACTGCCTGGTATGGAACTAGTCCATATTGAAACACAAAACGGCCGTTATTTCCATATCCAACCAGGGGCTCCGGAAGAAGTAGTTCCTAAATTCTGGGCAGAGATTTGGAACCATCCGGAAATTCCAAAAATTAGAACCTACCAAATGGATTGGGAAGAATATTCAGAAGCAGGGATTCGCGTTTTTTTATCTACAAAGTAG
- a CDS encoding esterase/lipase family protein — MRKGLLAIFITVVLASPVLASSGSSSKPLAGTYPIILSHGLFGWGENSGGIISIVNYWGGTDDYLRSQGATVFAPGKTAANSNEVRAQELKAAILTYSAATNYSGKFHILGHSQGGLDSRYMVSNLGLSGRTATLTTLNTPHYGSPIADIVKTVLPSWIQPFVASVVETLVKLVYGGTNQQNALAALASLSKEGLASFNGYTPNKSGVKYFSYGSSITIPDLIQHPLMGILHPACGAGGLFQGQGFTNDGLVPLSSQKWGTWKGGPSYGIFTTGIDHLQVSNTLRSGSLWYDVEGFYLNMASNMKANQ; from the coding sequence ATTCGCAAAGGTCTTTTAGCCATTTTTATCACAGTCGTGTTAGCAAGTCCCGTTCTCGCTAGCTCAGGCTCTTCTTCCAAACCACTCGCAGGCACTTATCCTATTATCCTTTCTCATGGTCTTTTTGGTTGGGGCGAAAACTCAGGCGGAATCATTAGCATCGTAAACTACTGGGGTGGAACAGATGATTACCTCAGAAGCCAAGGTGCAACCGTATTTGCTCCAGGAAAAACTGCCGCAAACTCTAACGAAGTGCGAGCTCAGGAATTAAAAGCTGCCATCCTTACTTATTCTGCAGCAACCAACTACTCTGGAAAATTCCACATCCTTGGTCACTCTCAAGGTGGTCTTGATAGCCGTTATATGGTTTCTAACTTAGGACTTTCTGGTCGCACAGCAACACTCACCACTCTCAACACTCCTCACTACGGTTCCCCAATTGCTGACATCGTAAAAACTGTTCTTCCTAGTTGGATCCAACCGTTTGTTGCAAGTGTTGTGGAAACTCTTGTAAAACTCGTTTACGGTGGAACGAACCAACAAAATGCTCTCGCAGCTTTAGCTTCTTTGTCTAAAGAAGGACTCGCTTCTTTCAACGGATACACTCCAAACAAATCAGGTGTGAAATATTTCTCTTACGGATCTTCGATCACTATCCCTGACCTCATCCAACACCCTCTTATGGGAATCCTTCACCCTGCTTGTGGAGCTGGTGGACTTTTCCAAGGACAAGGTTTCACAAACGATGGACTCGTTCCACTTTCTTCACAAAAATGGGGAACTTGGAAAGGTGGACCTTCTTACGGAATCTTCACTACAGGGATTGACCACTTACAAGTATCCAACACTCTTCGTTCAGGAAGCCTTTGGTATGACGTAGAAGGTTTCTATCTAAATATGGCTTCTAACATGAAGGCAAATCAGTAA
- a CDS encoding TetR/AcrR family transcriptional regulator, whose amino-acid sequence MASKKPIQEKQSSTYHHGDLRPTLVSAARSLLEKQGIDSLSLRSIASAIGVTHMAPYAHFKGKQELLQAVAASGYDELAMNMVKVQKESPKTMGRLLAYQYGVEYIQFALKHPNLYRLMMNQIEPEKNSDKEPPEREIRISSQRPFRLLYAAFTGEGVSKKLAHARALGAWATVHGIASLAIDGHLVLPKGMDVIQLFKATVSSSVEMGEP is encoded by the coding sequence ATGGCCTCGAAGAAACCGATCCAGGAGAAACAATCCAGCACCTACCATCATGGAGACCTGCGCCCCACCCTCGTTTCAGCCGCCCGCAGTTTACTAGAAAAACAAGGAATTGATTCCCTTTCCCTTCGATCCATTGCCTCTGCTATCGGTGTCACTCATATGGCTCCGTATGCACATTTCAAAGGGAAACAAGAATTACTCCAAGCGGTGGCTGCTTCTGGATATGATGAGCTCGCTATGAATATGGTCAAAGTTCAAAAAGAAAGTCCTAAGACAATGGGGCGGTTGTTAGCTTACCAGTATGGTGTGGAATACATTCAGTTTGCATTGAAACATCCCAACCTCTACCGCCTAATGATGAACCAGATTGAACCAGAAAAAAATTCGGACAAAGAACCTCCAGAACGAGAAATCCGAATCAGTTCCCAACGTCCCTTTCGTTTGCTCTATGCCGCATTTACAGGGGAAGGTGTGAGTAAAAAGTTAGCTCATGCAAGAGCCCTTGGTGCTTGGGCCACCGTACATGGAATTGCTTCCCTTGCCATCGATGGTCACCTCGTTCTCCCCAAAGGAATGGATGTAATCCAATTATTCAAAGCAACCGTCAGTTCATCCGTCGAGATGGGGGAACCATAA
- a CDS encoding GNAT family N-acetyltransferase, with product MIKDLSESDRNQTIELVNQFYRKVNELELDGLFRIRPRAATKFTDIYFKLIGTGKVYMRGFFEDSELVSLLIGRVEEKPHLEEERSLFIDLAVTKLGKKKKGYMSELLKDVDLWCKEKSIPAIELRAILQNEEAVKFWDKSSFDRFYIRYRKRVE from the coding sequence GTGATAAAAGACCTTTCCGAATCCGATAGAAACCAGACCATCGAACTCGTAAACCAGTTCTACAGAAAAGTAAACGAACTTGAGTTAGATGGTCTTTTCCGTATCCGTCCAAGAGCGGCAACCAAATTCACTGATATCTATTTTAAACTGATCGGAACTGGCAAAGTATATATGCGCGGGTTCTTTGAAGATTCCGAACTTGTTTCTTTACTCATTGGCAGAGTGGAAGAAAAACCCCACCTAGAAGAAGAAAGAAGTTTATTTATCGATCTTGCAGTTACCAAACTTGGTAAAAAGAAAAAAGGATATATGTCTGAACTCCTTAAGGATGTAGATCTTTGGTGCAAAGAAAAGTCCATCCCCGCAATTGAACTTAGGGCCATTTTACAAAACGAAGAAGCAGTCAAATTTTGGGATAAGTCTTCGTTTGATCGGTTTTATATCCGCTACCGCAAACGAGTGGAATGA
- a CDS encoding phytoene desaturase family protein, translating into MAHYDTVVIGAGNAGLMAATRLQREGAKTLLLERHNVPGGCATSFVRGDFEFEVALHQLSGVGTESNPFIMRRVFEELGVLDKIELVQEKELYRIIMPGRLDVTLPADWQELKQHLKNLFSEEEDSIERFFALSEAVVNEYYFILPRVRLSGDEEKVRVKCPNFTAYGLRSTTDVLNEFFSNEDLINVITPYWSYVGIPTTDLVFAEFIGMLYFYCVYKPWHIKGGSQMLSSSLLESFEEAGGEVRFHCAAEKILTENGAVWGVRLETGETVTCDAVVSNASPLLTYHEMLDLETPPPSVLKDFQSRRMGVSAVCLYLGLDSTPEELGFTTASTFVMTTSNAEVTEDRMYSLEAPDWGMVTCYNFIDQELAPKGKAVVTLVALQYGEAWKDISPVKYFSTKYSFGEKLIDLVEQAYPKIRDHIEKAEVATPMTMMRYLNTPGGAIYGFKQTLQDGHLFRDSLDAIDGLYSASSWTSMGGFQPTYLNGYNTARKILKRSNIRRKSQKSSHTK; encoded by the coding sequence ATGGCTCACTACGATACAGTTGTCATTGGCGCTGGTAACGCTGGTTTGATGGCGGCCACCCGGCTCCAAAGGGAAGGTGCAAAAACTTTGTTATTGGAAAGGCATAATGTTCCTGGTGGCTGTGCCACATCTTTTGTTCGAGGAGATTTTGAATTTGAAGTGGCTCTTCATCAACTGAGCGGTGTTGGCACTGAATCCAATCCTTTCATTATGCGTCGGGTCTTCGAAGAACTTGGTGTTTTAGATAAAATTGAACTTGTTCAGGAAAAAGAACTTTATCGGATTATTATGCCTGGACGATTGGATGTTACCTTACCTGCTGATTGGCAGGAACTAAAACAACACTTAAAAAATCTTTTCTCTGAAGAAGAAGATTCTATTGAACGTTTTTTTGCCTTAAGTGAAGCAGTGGTCAACGAGTATTATTTTATTCTACCTCGTGTCCGTCTTTCTGGAGATGAAGAAAAGGTAAGGGTGAAATGTCCCAATTTTACGGCTTACGGCCTTCGTTCTACCACCGATGTGTTAAATGAATTTTTTTCGAATGAGGATTTGATTAATGTGATCACACCTTATTGGAGTTATGTTGGAATTCCAACAACGGATTTGGTTTTTGCCGAATTTATCGGTATGCTTTATTTCTATTGTGTTTATAAACCCTGGCATATCAAAGGTGGATCGCAAATGCTTTCCAGTTCACTTCTTGAATCATTTGAAGAAGCTGGCGGAGAAGTTCGTTTTCATTGTGCAGCAGAAAAAATTTTGACTGAGAATGGTGCTGTGTGGGGAGTTCGTCTTGAAACGGGTGAAACTGTAACTTGCGACGCGGTGGTTTCGAATGCAAGTCCCTTACTTACCTATCATGAGATGCTTGATCTAGAAACTCCTCCTCCATCTGTATTAAAAGATTTTCAGTCTAGACGAATGGGTGTTTCCGCTGTTTGCCTTTATCTTGGTTTGGACTCTACACCAGAAGAATTGGGATTCACAACAGCTTCTACTTTTGTGATGACAACTTCCAATGCAGAAGTAACGGAAGATCGTATGTATTCTTTAGAGGCACCTGACTGGGGAATGGTTACTTGTTATAATTTCATTGATCAGGAACTGGCTCCTAAAGGGAAAGCTGTGGTTACTTTAGTTGCATTACAATATGGAGAGGCATGGAAGGATATTTCTCCTGTAAAATATTTTTCCACAAAATATTCGTTTGGTGAAAAATTGATCGATCTTGTGGAACAAGCCTATCCAAAAATTAGAGATCATATTGAAAAGGCGGAAGTGGCAACCCCCATGACTATGATGCGATATTTGAATACACCCGGAGGTGCCATTTATGGATTCAAACAGACCTTACAAGATGGTCATCTATTTCGGGATTCTTTGGATGCCATTGATGGTCTTTACTCAGCAAGTAGTTGGACCAGTATGGGTGGATTCCAACCAACTTATTTGAATGGATACAATACAGCGCGGAAAATCCTAAAACGTTCAAACATCCGACGTAAATCACAGAAATCTTCTCATACAAAATAA
- a CDS encoding PrsW family glutamic-type intramembrane protease has protein sequence MKEVGYFDYLIGAFTVLPWAIVIWKAYKPKKGWQEVVGVLLALFFGWLSTDLILRLHPILWPEADFTPKKKVSMLTQTAHLAFIQAGITEETFKVFFIMILSFFLGYDKKNKTFSPNVVLFGAFVAMGFSFIENTHYIAREPEEKKLDLFFARTIHSSNIHLLINLCFTFFLLKSNERLEPASKRLYIIFGFILAVMQHGVVDFLLIPGSLIGLWIATSLFVGIWVWVVNDWREFVVDTKGDNESITSFGEVKKTGEIESSTL, from the coding sequence ATGAAAGAAGTTGGTTATTTTGATTATTTGATTGGTGCATTTACTGTTCTTCCTTGGGCCATTGTCATTTGGAAAGCTTATAAACCTAAAAAAGGTTGGCAGGAAGTAGTAGGAGTCCTCTTGGCTTTGTTTTTCGGTTGGCTATCAACGGATCTAATCCTAAGACTTCATCCTATCCTTTGGCCAGAAGCAGATTTCACTCCCAAGAAAAAAGTAAGTATGCTCACACAAACGGCTCACTTAGCTTTTATCCAAGCAGGGATCACAGAAGAGACATTCAAAGTATTCTTTATTATGATTTTATCTTTTTTTCTTGGTTATGATAAAAAAAACAAAACCTTTTCCCCTAACGTAGTTTTGTTTGGAGCTTTCGTTGCCATGGGATTTTCTTTTATTGAAAACACTCATTACATCGCAAGGGAACCAGAGGAAAAGAAGTTAGATCTTTTTTTTGCTAGAACCATACATTCTTCTAACATTCATTTACTCATTAATCTTTGTTTTACATTCTTTCTTTTGAAAAGTAATGAAAGATTGGAACCTGCGAGCAAAAGGTTGTATATCATATTTGGATTTATTTTGGCCGTGATGCAACATGGGGTTGTTGATTTTCTTTTGATTCCTGGTTCTCTCATTGGACTTTGGATCGCCACATCTTTGTTTGTGGGGATTTGGGTTTGGGTTGTGAATGATTGGAGAGAGTTTGTTGTGGATACAAAAGGAGATAACGAAAGTATCACAAGTTTTGGAGAAGTTAAAAAAACAGGTGAGATTGAATCTTCTACTTTGTAG
- a CDS encoding energy transducer TonB encodes MDSANSKLLSPWAKKSLTFFLWMSPLFSLGPFLALGVLFAFPNEFRLRLRALAVIAVYILSWVVFYPIELVHRSGLEWEVVINEFLSKESRSFQLKFGFVVVCFLLLLVNFFHSRKRNRKRESIRTAKLQTEHPHATIRTEMRIRDAKFDTLLLILFLALLLNFGFQYISEKLHPNKSLSPLAPLADVYQFVFNYSISLCILLFSFNRNKIPSLIAEPYLRYMEGIRIRERWKAAVVSQSRFPFRLELIVKEKAKFRDRILPGFGHIFVYEYWRGFPILFLTLLLFLFSAVWVFSYLSPIFGIQFLAGFGLKPGVPDKDFFISSQNIAYAVFSVLALVGIYFYSSYLLEKSFSLENLGVKEDKVGESEPFFKPGLRKGFRNVLPLSLLFHLILISLVFLIPITLQRGKKKEQSAQKNDHFRPEKMEFYFIDPNVPDDTKGLNGGVVTGNETENKEKGEKISNEKVADNGPVKGYIKKIRGKKVPPTYSNYISAKMRIPESYMDYWAKAPHPYSSVVAYTITQDGDVIDVELVEGSDYPDQDLRTLQLVESLGPLMPPPGTKNDIRVTELFWNGPIDPEFVPTPLQKEMINLFDGRYMEELPE; translated from the coding sequence ATGGATTCGGCAAATTCAAAACTACTCTCTCCCTGGGCTAAAAAATCCTTAACCTTCTTCCTTTGGATGTCCCCCCTGTTTTCTCTTGGGCCTTTTTTGGCCCTAGGTGTCCTATTTGCTTTCCCAAATGAGTTTCGCCTTCGCCTTCGGGCCTTAGCAGTGATTGCTGTTTATATCCTTTCTTGGGTTGTTTTTTATCCCATCGAACTTGTGCACAGGTCAGGGTTGGAATGGGAGGTCGTGATCAACGAATTCCTCTCAAAAGAATCCAGAAGTTTTCAGTTAAAGTTTGGATTTGTTGTGGTTTGTTTTCTTTTACTCCTTGTTAATTTTTTTCATAGCAGAAAGAGAAATAGAAAAAGAGAATCCATCCGAACCGCTAAATTGCAGACAGAACATCCTCATGCCACGATCCGCACGGAGATGCGCATTCGTGATGCCAAGTTTGATACTTTATTATTGATTCTTTTTCTGGCGCTACTTCTCAATTTTGGATTTCAATACATCTCAGAAAAATTACATCCCAACAAATCTCTTTCGCCACTGGCACCCCTTGCGGATGTATACCAATTTGTTTTTAATTATTCCATTTCTCTTTGTATTTTGTTATTTAGTTTCAACCGAAATAAAATCCCTTCTCTCATTGCAGAACCTTATTTGCGTTATATGGAAGGAATTCGCATTCGGGAACGATGGAAGGCCGCAGTAGTTTCCCAGTCCAGATTCCCTTTTCGGCTAGAACTCATTGTCAAAGAAAAAGCAAAATTCCGAGATCGTATTCTTCCAGGTTTTGGGCATATTTTTGTTTATGAGTACTGGCGTGGGTTTCCCATCTTATTTTTAACTTTGTTATTATTTTTATTTTCTGCTGTTTGGGTTTTTTCGTATTTAAGTCCTATCTTCGGGATTCAATTTTTAGCAGGATTTGGTTTGAAACCAGGTGTTCCTGATAAAGACTTTTTTATTTCATCACAAAATATTGCTTATGCGGTATTTTCTGTTTTAGCCCTTGTTGGAATTTATTTTTATTCCTCTTACCTATTGGAAAAATCTTTTAGTTTAGAAAACTTAGGTGTTAAGGAAGATAAGGTAGGTGAGTCGGAACCTTTTTTCAAACCTGGGTTACGGAAAGGATTTCGAAATGTTTTACCTCTTTCTTTACTCTTTCATTTGATTTTGATTTCTCTTGTATTTTTGATTCCGATCACCCTCCAACGTGGTAAGAAGAAAGAACAATCCGCACAAAAAAATGATCACTTTCGTCCAGAAAAAATGGAGTTCTACTTTATTGATCCCAATGTCCCTGATGATACAAAAGGGCTGAATGGCGGAGTGGTCACAGGAAATGAAACAGAAAACAAGGAGAAGGGTGAAAAGATCTCCAACGAAAAAGTAGCGGATAATGGCCCGGTGAAGGGTTATATCAAAAAGATTCGCGGAAAAAAAGTCCCACCAACTTACTCAAACTATATCTCCGCAAAAATGCGAATCCCTGAAAGTTATATGGATTATTGGGCCAAAGCACCACACCCTTATTCTTCTGTTGTCGCCTATACCATTACTCAGGATGGAGATGTGATTGATGTAGAACTTGTGGAAGGATCGGATTATCCTGATCAAGATTTAAGAACCTTACAACTAGTGGAAAGTTTAGGTCCGCTCATGCCTCCACCAGGAACTAAAAACGACATTAGAGTCACAGAACTTTTTTGGAATGGGCCGATTGATCCTGAATTTGTTCCGACTCCACTCCAAAAAGAAATGATCAACCTATTTGACGGCCGTTATATGGAAGAGTTACCAGAATGA
- the lnt gene encoding apolipoprotein N-acyltransferase, with product MRKHSKIPQIKYPLLLLLPVAILFSLALEPFGFASAGFLCVFLLLYFTKLLTEKSNWKQTFFATLLFSSLVTVTSFYWIWNTIRNISGQGMGISILLFIVYALVSFYKVGVVFFGSVFVTKNRTVKNSDFFLLLLPSLFLVSDWICPMVFPVYWGDLFRNQILWRQMAKFGTEVLGFVSILSVSLLYLMFLKSKQGIKSYFPYLFPIFCFFSLNLYFLAETIPQGTNIHLALLQPNTSYAKREIREDQVWMTNTIQSVYDLGLEAIRNASKPIDLLILPESSIPFLGTLDSKNPNSTYSKSFVDITRSLVQISNTPLVFNELVWDLGSRNSLTILHPITLVSERRYKQVLLPFGEYLPWETKLPWLRNLFPETSNHIPGELTEALGFQTKTGEVLSFSPLICYEILYPDFVGNVVRHSPSEFILNLTNDSWFESQTEAKQHAGAGRLRSIESGRPVVRVAVTGITTAFDPWGREMMGDLQTFQKAIGYLDLPTVEKGRTTPFIQFGPSPWRFMAIFLIFFVFFRSPPRILSHKKKNEIEI from the coding sequence ATGAGAAAACACTCAAAAATTCCACAAATTAAATACCCTCTCTTACTCCTCTTACCAGTTGCTATTCTTTTTAGTTTGGCCCTAGAACCCTTCGGATTTGCTTCCGCGGGGTTTCTCTGCGTTTTTCTTTTGTTGTACTTCACAAAACTACTCACAGAAAAATCCAATTGGAAACAAACCTTCTTTGCAACACTTCTCTTTTCCAGCCTCGTGACTGTTACCAGTTTCTATTGGATCTGGAATACGATTCGTAATATATCTGGTCAAGGGATGGGAATTTCCATTCTACTCTTTATCGTTTATGCTCTTGTTTCTTTTTATAAAGTAGGAGTTGTTTTTTTTGGTTCTGTCTTTGTAACTAAAAACAGAACAGTCAAAAACTCTGATTTCTTTTTACTCCTTCTACCCTCTTTATTTTTAGTTTCTGATTGGATTTGTCCCATGGTTTTTCCTGTGTATTGGGGAGATTTGTTTCGAAACCAAATCCTTTGGAGGCAAATGGCAAAGTTTGGAACAGAAGTTTTGGGATTTGTTTCTATTCTCTCAGTTTCGCTTTTATATTTGATGTTTCTAAAATCCAAACAAGGAATCAAAAGTTACTTCCCTTACCTTTTTCCTATTTTTTGTTTTTTCTCTCTAAACTTATACTTTCTTGCAGAAACAATTCCCCAAGGAACAAACATCCATCTCGCACTCTTACAACCAAACACTTCCTATGCGAAAAGAGAAATCCGAGAGGACCAAGTATGGATGACAAATACCATCCAATCCGTATATGATCTTGGGCTTGAAGCCATTCGGAATGCATCGAAACCGATTGATTTACTCATTTTACCAGAATCTTCTATTCCTTTTTTAGGGACTCTTGATTCTAAAAATCCAAACTCCACGTATAGCAAAAGTTTTGTGGATATCACAAGAAGTTTAGTACAAATCAGCAATACCCCTCTTGTTTTTAATGAGTTGGTTTGGGATTTAGGATCTAGAAATTCACTCACGATCCTTCATCCCATCACTCTTGTTTCGGAAAGGAGATACAAACAAGTTTTATTACCATTTGGAGAGTATTTGCCTTGGGAAACAAAACTCCCATGGCTAAGAAATCTTTTTCCAGAAACAAGTAACCACATTCCAGGAGAACTAACAGAGGCTCTAGGTTTCCAAACAAAAACAGGAGAGGTCTTAAGTTTTAGTCCGCTCATTTGTTATGAAATTCTTTATCCTGATTTTGTGGGAAATGTAGTCAGACATTCTCCTTCGGAATTCATTCTCAATCTCACCAATGATTCCTGGTTTGAAAGTCAGACGGAAGCAAAACAACATGCAGGAGCAGGGAGACTTCGTTCGATCGAATCGGGTAGACCAGTGGTTCGCGTTGCAGTCACAGGGATCACCACAGCCTTTGATCCATGGGGCCGAGAGATGATGGGAGATTTACAAACATTCCAAAAAGCCATCGGGTATCTAGATTTACCAACTGTGGAAAAGGGAAGAACCACTCCGTTTATCCAATTCGGCCCCAGTCCTTGGCGGTTCATGGCTATTTTTCTTATATTTTTTGTATTTTTCCGCAGTCCACCTCGTATACTATCTCATAAAAAGAAAAATGAAATTGAAATTTAG
- a CDS encoding lipase secretion chaperone, which produces MNVKNLRYLSYAIGALLLIYIVFRIASPAELETHADENPNDKAESYFRTQSDGFSVDPFYLESAKTIFSADGQFLRFDEIISRAKSGELNFVSELWNLRRQCPEGSTREQCHEYIKAFLQNEYGGEEAKRLVSMLSNYLKYEEAMVQLDPSSKSYSNQERYEQIKQLRRKYFAKEDAELIFGLEEATADFSFNRKNFLDETKNIKADDRIRMYEDYRKKSFGSYYNAVTAREPKFDKFETEMDLRQNELSKLSPQERESKEKEVRIRYFGKDGNDRMEKVLKEMKEEEEKISKLQVEEKNFLKNYPNLSDSEREKKLMDLRIQTLGSKELAEEYSRRMEYEKTLKNSTN; this is translated from the coding sequence ATGAATGTTAAAAATTTACGTTACCTTAGTTATGCCATTGGAGCCCTTCTCCTAATTTATATCGTTTTTCGAATTGCCTCTCCTGCAGAATTGGAGACCCATGCAGATGAAAATCCAAACGACAAAGCAGAATCATACTTTCGCACCCAAAGTGATGGATTTTCCGTCGATCCCTTTTATTTAGAATCCGCAAAAACCATTTTTTCAGCAGATGGACAGTTCCTCCGTTTTGATGAAATCATCTCACGAGCCAAATCAGGTGAATTGAATTTTGTTTCTGAACTTTGGAATCTTCGTAGGCAATGTCCAGAAGGTAGCACCCGAGAACAATGCCATGAGTACATCAAAGCTTTTCTCCAAAATGAATATGGCGGGGAAGAAGCAAAACGACTGGTATCAATGCTTTCCAATTATTTAAAATATGAAGAAGCAATGGTCCAATTGGATCCTTCTAGCAAATCCTATTCTAACCAAGAAAGATACGAACAAATCAAACAACTTCGTAGGAAATATTTTGCCAAAGAAGATGCAGAACTGATATTCGGGTTGGAAGAAGCAACAGCAGATTTCAGTTTCAATAGAAAAAACTTTTTAGACGAAACCAAAAACATAAAAGCTGATGATCGGATTCGGATGTATGAAGACTATCGTAAAAAATCCTTTGGTTCTTATTACAATGCAGTGACGGCAAGAGAACCAAAGTTTGATAAGTTCGAAACCGAAATGGATCTAAGACAAAATGAACTTTCTAAACTCTCACCTCAAGAACGTGAGTCCAAAGAAAAAGAAGTTCGGATTCGTTACTTTGGCAAAGACGGAAATGACCGAATGGAAAAAGTCTTAAAAGAAATGAAGGAAGAAGAGGAAAAAATTTCCAAACTACAAGTTGAGGAAAAAAACTTCCTGAAAAACTATCCCAATCTATCCGACTCGGAACGCGAAAAGAAATTAATGGATCTTAGAATCCAAACACTAGGCAGTAAAGAGTTAGCAGAGGAATATTCAAGAAGAATGGAATATGAGAAAACACTCAAAAATTCCACAAATTAA
- a CDS encoding glycine--tRNA ligase, protein MAQPKEKEEQSLKPIVAVSKRRGFVFPGSEIYGGLSNTFDYGPNGIEVLNNLKRLWWEYFVHRRDDVLGLDSSILLHPRVWEASGHISNFNDPLMDCKKCKTRVRVDKFLEDKEGEGAATGKSLEELTNTIRDKAYACPTCGTVGSFTDARQFNLMFKTSHGASEEGATDIYLRPETAQGIFINFKNVTQIARKKVPFGIAQIGKSFRNEIMARQFIFRTREFEQMEMEFFCEPGTQKEWFKYWVDYCMDWLVNVVGLKKENLRVREHEKEELSFYSDSTSDIEYKYPFGWGELWGVASRTDYDLTQHEKFSSEDLKYHDLDQKKKYLPYVVEPALGLNRLFLAVLCDAYEEEKLEKDDVRTVLRFGKRVSPMKVAIFPLMKKDGLDAKAKEIYADLRNHWYVDYDDSGAIGKRYRRHDEIGTPFCITVDYDTMSDGTVTIRERDSMKQERIPVAELKSYLINRMV, encoded by the coding sequence ATGGCACAGCCGAAAGAGAAAGAAGAACAGTCGCTTAAACCCATAGTCGCGGTCTCCAAAAGAAGGGGCTTTGTTTTCCCCGGATCCGAAATTTACGGAGGCCTCTCCAATACCTTTGACTATGGTCCGAACGGAATTGAAGTATTAAACAATTTAAAACGACTTTGGTGGGAATACTTTGTTCACAGACGGGATGATGTTTTGGGACTCGATTCCTCTATCCTCCTCCACCCTCGCGTTTGGGAAGCTTCTGGTCATATTTCTAACTTCAATGATCCTCTTATGGATTGTAAAAAATGTAAAACAAGAGTCCGTGTTGATAAATTTTTAGAAGATAAAGAAGGGGAAGGTGCTGCCACTGGGAAAAGTTTAGAAGAACTCACAAATACCATCCGTGACAAAGCCTATGCCTGCCCCACTTGTGGAACTGTAGGAAGTTTTACCGATGCTCGTCAGTTCAATTTGATGTTCAAAACTTCCCATGGTGCTTCAGAAGAAGGAGCCACGGATATCTACCTCAGACCTGAAACAGCACAAGGGATCTTTATTAATTTCAAGAATGTAACCCAAATTGCTAGGAAGAAAGTTCCCTTTGGAATTGCTCAAATTGGAAAGTCCTTTCGAAACGAAATTATGGCCCGCCAATTTATCTTTCGCACTCGTGAGTTCGAACAAATGGAGATGGAGTTTTTCTGTGAACCAGGCACACAGAAAGAATGGTTTAAGTATTGGGTAGACTACTGCATGGACTGGCTTGTGAATGTGGTAGGACTAAAAAAAGAAAACCTTCGCGTTCGTGAACATGAAAAAGAAGAACTTTCTTTTTATAGTGATTCCACAAGCGACATTGAATACAAATATCCCTTTGGTTGGGGCGAACTTTGGGGTGTGGCTTCTAGAACGGATTACGACCTCACCCAACACGAAAAGTTTTCTTCTGAAGATTTGAAGTATCATGACTTGGATCAAAAGAAAAAATATCTACCTTATGTTGTAGAGCCAGCACTCGGCCTCAACCGCCTTTTCCTTGCAGTGCTTTGTGATGCTTACGAAGAAGAAAAATTAGAAAAGGATGATGTGAGAACAGTCCTTCGTTTTGGAAAACGAGTGAGTCCCATGAAAGTGGCAATTTTCCCACTAATGAAAAAAGACGGACTCGATGCCAAAGCCAAAGAAATTTATGCAGATCTACGCAACCATTGGTATGTGGATTATGATGATAGTGGAGCGATCGGAAAACGTTACCGTCGCCATGACGAAATTGGAACCCCATTTTGTATCACAGTGGATTACGATACCATGAGCGATGGAACCGTCACTATCCGCGAAAGAGATTCGATGAAACAAGAAAGAATCCCTGTCGCAGAACTGAAAAGTTACCTCATCAATCGAATGGTTTAG